In the Triticum aestivum cultivar Chinese Spring chromosome 2B, IWGSC CS RefSeq v2.1, whole genome shotgun sequence genome, TGAAATCTGAATTGTAGCTTTGGATTTATGTTTGCAGGGGCCTGATGGCGCAATAAGTGCTTCAAAGTATTGTTTTATGGGAGGCTTTGATGCAACCAGGTGAGTTCTTTCACATCAATGGAAGATCATATGTGTGCTCTATTTCCTTGTATCGTTTCGCTTCTCTTTTTCTCCTTAAACCTTTTATCTCCCAAAAATGTTAGTGTTGCTATAGTGCACCATTGGTTATTTTTATTCTCTTGCAGTAATGTATTGGCAGGACATCTATTTGGCATACCACTCCGTGGAACACATTCTCATGCTTATGTCAGCTCATATATGGTTAGTAACATACAATTCCTGTTATTGATGAACAAAAGCTCTTACATATGCAATATTGTGCTATCCTTGGAGCACCTTACCGTGCCTCTGTTCATGATGTAGTTTCATTAGTCAAACAATCTTCACTACATTGGTTGCTGAGCCCCATGTCGTATCAGCATTGAAGTTTGAATATTTGTTTTCTCGTCATACTAGCACTCAAATTATGATCCTGGTGACCATCTAGTTCATTCAATGAATGATATTGTTCAACTTTAATTTTTACATAACCTGCATGTGCATGTGCATGTTCTTTTTCTATTTTCCTAGCATACTAGTATTTTTTATCATTCTCCTTGCTAGTTTGCATTTTTGTGGACAATTGGTGTCTTTGCTTGCTAATTAACATGGTACAATATTTCAAACATACAGATACAAATCATTTTTTGAACATATCAACTCTTCTCTCGTATACACTTATGTGCAATGCCCGCGACATTTGGTACTGGCCCTTGCATTTGCATCTTTAGAAATCATCCTTACATATCTCTGGCATTCTGAAAGTTTTCTTTTCTGGCATCCATTGTTATTTTCATTGATGGCTGATTTGGCAATTGCTTTAAATCTTCCAGAGCCTTGATGAGATCCCAGACAGGACCCTAAGGAACAAAGATGGTTCAAAAGTCTGCATGGATTTTGTTAGTTTAGTGAAAGACTGGCTTTGCAAGATTCAGGTACAATTGCAGAACTTTGCTGTGCAGTTTTCGCTTGTTGCAGCATTCTTATGTTACTTTTTGTTGATTTCAGGCAGCAGATTCATTACGTAATGTATTTGGCGATACAAATCAAAGTGAGCTGGCTGCATTTGCATCATATGCGTTGGCTTTTCCAAGCAGCTTTCTAGCACTGGTGGACACATATGATGTGAGCTGTTAACTTATTGCAGCCTGCAACTTTTTCCCTTGTTGTTCTGCTGTTATTCATGTCTGAATGAGGTCTGAAACTTAGCACATCATAGGTTTTTGCATTGCTCTTCTCAAGCTCCTTTGTTGGTATTTTCTTAAAAATGACAGCTCTTGTATTTTAGAATGTTTATCCAACTTAGACATGGTTAGGATGTCAGCGCTGTTATTTGGATTGATTTGTTGCACCTGAGGTCACCTGCACCCATTAGTTCACAAAAATTGAAAAgtgtgtttcaattttttttcaaatataaaaaaatctgaaaaaagtcCATGCATGTGCATATAGTATTTACATAGTATGCAAATATTCGTGAGAAAAATATGCCAATTTGTGTTTAGGAACCTTTGTGTAGGGGATTTATTCTTTCTCCAATCTCCACAGAGCACTAGAATGCATGTTTTGGCATCAAAATTGGCGGATACATGCTTCAATACTTCTTGTATATGTGTGATTTATTTCAAGAATTCTTAGAATGTCGACTTTTTTTAAGCCGGTAGCTCATGCTTCTGAGCTTAGCTCGAAGGTCGGACATCAGTTCAGTCTGGCTTTACTTCAGGAAGGTATAGTCAACTCTGTATTGATATTTGTACAACTTTATCCTTGTTTTGTGTTGTCTAACAAATGATGACCATGCAAGTGCCGTATATGACCTATTCTCCCTCTTCTACCATTTGCATTCTATACCTGTAACGTGTATATTATTAACTTATGTATACTGTCCCTGCATTATCTGGAGCACAATCTcacattttttattctttttaggtTATGCGAAGTGGGATTCCAAATTTCTGTGCGGTAGCTCTAGCACTCCATGACTTAGGGTATGTCAAACCTATTCTTTGGCACCTATTCCATGTGCATTGGGTTATCAGTATTGGAACTTGGCATATCTTGAAATTTTGTACATAATAGAGTAGctaatgtagggaaaggctgcgtacaaaagacccaaagtggtcggaccctgcgcaagcgggagctaagTGCACTTGGCTGCCCTTTAGAGTAGCAAAATTCAGAAAATCCCTTATCCAAGAAATTACGAATGAAGCTAAAGTTTATCAGAAACTCCATCCCAGTGATATCAAATTTAGGAGTGATTTAATCTTACAACAACTTTTTGATTATATGCTTAAGCCCTCCCAAACAAGTTTCTGTCAGATTCACGTGTACATGCAAAATAATCCATAATATCCCAGTACTCTTGATCCCCTCCTGCTATCTAAAGATGACATCTATTTGTTTTGGTTTTTAATGTTCTGTTTTTATAGTCTTGGAAAATGTTATAAATTACTTAATCGTGTGGTCATTGTTTTGGTAAAAAAAAAATCATTGAAACAATCAGTTTGGATAAATATATTTCTTTTGTAGGTACAAGGCATCTGGTATCAGATTAGACTCTGGTGATCTAGCCTATCTGTCTATTGAAACTCGAAAGGTTTTTCATGCAATAGAAAAGGAATTCAATATACCTGGTTTTGGGAAGATGATCATTACTGCTAGTAATGACCTGAATGAGGAAACAATTGATGCTCTGAACAAGCAGGTAAAATGCTGTCTCATTATTGAGTGACCTGACAAGTCTCTTACACCTCtctctaagcaccttgcattgtacacaACCTTACAGCGAAGTGAAATGACAATACATCAAGAACTTCATGTCATGTACTTATGATGTTATATGCGTCTGCGTGTACTTCTGTGGCGCTAATGATCATGAACTACAtaatttttctttattttattttcatatGCACATGTGGTTACAGATTTTCATCTTTACAGGGTCATGAAGTTGATGCCTTTGGAATCGGAACTTATCTTGTAACGTGTTATTCCCAAGCTGCTCTTGGATGTGTCTTTAAGCTAGTTGAGATCAATAGTAGACCTCGTATCAAACTTTCCGAGGATGTGGCAAAAGTATGTTTGCTGTTTACACCCTGAAAAAGATTTGCATAATTTTACTTTCCTGATACTTAATGATGGTGTCATGTTATGTTGCAGGTCTCTATTCCATGCAAAAAGCGGTGTTTCAGATTGTATGGAAAAGAAGGCTATCCGTTGGTAGACATCATGATACGTGAAAGTGAACCATCACCAAAGGTAACAATGCACGTGTGTTCTCTATTCAGATGTGAGGTTGTATACTTGTGACACTATTGTCAATCATAATCTACCTTAGAATGGAGTATAGTGAGTCGATCATATGCTTCACATTGTTGTCATGCGACTGTCTTCACCTTTCATATCCTTTGTTGATTTCATCTATAGTGTCTTGGTCTTATTTATTTTTAACTGAACTTCACATCTTTGAAATATTCCAGGCAGGAGAGCGAATTCTTTGCCGCCACCCGTTCCTTGAATCCAAGAGGGCTTATGTTGTCCCCCAGCATGTTGAGGAGCTGCTACATTGCTACTGGCCTGGGAGTTCAGGTATGGACCTCTTATCATTTACAGCGATGAGTTTTCTTTGAAAAACCTCAAAAGGGCAGGAGCTCTGCAATTCACTATAGAAGAAAGACCTGCCACATAATTTTGGGAAAACCATTATAAATGCTGGGTCTTGTAATGGAATCGGCCAAACTCACAAAGTCCGCATTCAGGTTACAACTGAAATAAAAGAACAAGGCAACTGCAGTTGGCTTGCCTGCACTCATGCACTCAACAACAGGCAACACAAATACCGGGGGCAGCATGGCCACACTTGACGTCCAACTGGACAACACCACCAGCACATTCCCACTACTCCTAACATGTCCGTATTTAGTTATTTCTTGCAGCAACTTTGTCCACCATGGCTAATTCGGAAAGTGGTTGCCGAACGAGTAATTAGGATCACTATACGTTGGCTAATTTGGAAAGTGGTTGCCGAACGAGTAATTAGGATCACTATATGATGGGGTTGTTTTGTTGCATAACAACCATTCAAGTCACGAAATCTGTTAAAGAGAAAGGAGGTGGCATGAAAGGCTCACCTGAACCAATTATCTTGTAACAGTATTTTCTAGTGCTCTGTCGTGTTGATATTTTCCTACACTTGATGTAGAAAGATCAACTACCTCTTAGTGTTGCATCGCCCAACACTGAGTGGTGGAAGGCTAGTTATTTGGATTAGCGCTTGCTTCTTAATGCAAAGACGTGCTTCCATGCatgttgaagaaaacagaaacTGAATCTGGTGACTTTAAAAGTGGAATGAGCCTGTTAAACTGTGGACCGTAGTATTCTCACAGTTGATTAAACATGAATTATAGGTGTACCTCTGTGTTCTGTGCAGATAAACCTAGAGCAGAGCTGCCCTCGCTGGTGAAGATCAGAAGCCGCTGTATGCAACAGCTCGAAAAACTGCGGCCGGATCACATCAGGCGGCTAAATCCAACACCTTACAAGGTTCTAATTTTGAAACCTTCATTCAATTACATttgtctatctcttatcatataactTAAGAGCTGTAATTTTGATCTTCCACAAAAAACAGTCGTAACTTAAATCTTCCTGACTTGGAGCAGGTGAGTGTGAGTGCAAAGCTGTACGAGTTCATCCATTACCTATGGCTGAACGAGGCGCCGGTAGGCGAATTACAGTAGATGGCTGCACAAGTTGTTGGAGTCAGACCACATTCTTGCAAGCAT is a window encoding:
- the LOC123045470 gene encoding nicotinate phosphoribosyltransferase 2: MEATAPSVGAGANGSLAAAARAQVGPPTNPMATALLTDQYQFSMAYAYWKAGKHADHAVFDLYFRKNPFGGEFTVFAGLEECIKFIANFKFTEDEISFLQSVMPMCEDAFFDYLRGIDCSDVEVYSIPEGSVVFPKVPLMRVEGPVAVVQLLETPFVNLINYASLVTTNAARHRHVAGKSKVLMEFGLRRAQGPDGAISASKYCFMGGFDATSNVLAGHLFGIPLRGTHSHAYVSSYMSLDEIPDRTLRNKDGSKVCMDFVSLVKDWLCKIQAADSLRNVFGDTNQSELAAFASYALAFPSSFLALVDTYDVMRSGIPNFCAVALALHDLGYKASGIRLDSGDLAYLSIETRKVFHAIEKEFNIPGFGKMIITASNDLNEETIDALNKQGHEVDAFGIGTYLVTCYSQAALGCVFKLVEINSRPRIKLSEDVAKVSIPCKKRCFRLYGKEGYPLVDIMIRESEPSPKAGERILCRHPFLESKRAYVVPQHVEELLHCYWPGSSDKPRAELPSLVKIRSRCMQQLEKLRPDHIRRLNPTPYKVSVSAKLYEFIHYLWLNEAPVGELQ